In the Campylobacter suis genome, CATCGTACATTATGCTATTATCGGCATTTTAACTCTTTTATCTATCCTTTTTTTGATACTTTCAACAAGGGCGGATAGAAAGCTTTTGGTGCCACTTATTTTTACAAATTTTTTAGTTACAACTGCACTTATTGTCTTTTTGATGTTGGTGATTGATAAATATACAAAAAAGGGCAGGCTAGACAATGTAACAAGCCACCGAGTATTAATGAACGAAAGCATTGTTTTTAAAGGCACAGTTACAAACATCGGTCGTTTTACGATAAGCAACTGTAACTTTACAGTAAAACTTGTAAATCAGCCACTAAATAGGG is a window encoding:
- a CDS encoding DUF2393 family protein → MSASYFTIVHYAIIGILTLLSILFLILSTRADRKLLVPLIFTNFLVTTALIVFLMLVIDKYTKKGRLDNVTSHRVLMNESIVFKGTVTNIGRFTISNCNFTVKLVNQPLNRDSLKGENLFKPSGLSMFSWLFNDNQNDKPNTVEYKFSVVKNLPAKKSMPFTVSMPFPPYFSKTMHITKISCY